DNA from Pelodiscus sinensis isolate JC-2024 chromosome 1, ASM4963464v1, whole genome shotgun sequence:
gtaaaacaaaaaggaaaagtcAGTGGTTTCACCATGTTCTTCAGGAGCCAGTAATTGAAATTCTAGAGCTTCTGAACACCATTTTTTGCAATAGCAATCTATAGCACAATATTTACAGATCTTAGCTTCACTTTAACCTATTGCTAAAACTATTTTCTCCACAAGAAATATGAATCAAACAATTTTCGAAGGCAACTAATGATTTTGGAAGATCAACCTGACATACCTGAAAGCAGCCTGGTTTTCAGGAGGCGGCAGGTGTAATAGTactttgcaggggggggggggggaaggcccacCACACCACAGGCGGCACCTTTAATTCATCATATTGGATGATTCCTCAGAAGAAATTTGCAAGTAGTTGCAGATACTTTTGTGCCACTCAGACAATTACACCAATTATGGATTTTCACCCTTGATATATTTAAACCTCAGGCTGAAGAGACTGGACTTCACAgagttaataaaaaataaaaattggaaaaaattaaTATGATTGGGGCTCTGTCTGCTAGTGTAGCTTGTCAATCTTAGCAACATGCTAGCAGCTGTGGAGCAATAAGTCTGCATTATGTTTCAGACAATTTGAAATTGACACACCAAATGGATCAGCTTCCATAccatgacactaagatagggtgcacactgtttttaaaaaagtatcagCATTTTATTCATGAGTCAGAATCTTAGATTAACTGAAAGAAGTTGAATACTCTCTTACCAAGATTTTCATTATTCTTTGGAAGATTTTCATTATTCTTCATAatatctgctactgtgtgtcgtAACTCATCCTTTGGCTGGAAGAAAAGTTGCTTCCATTAACAGCCCATAAAGTCAACTTTGTGAAACTGACTCTGTAATCCCTACATAGTTATTCTACAGTTTAATGTGAAAAATGAAAATAGGGCAATACAAACTACATTAATGCAAATTATATTCTGAACATTACAATCTGCGAGCCATTATAGAAAGGTTTAGAAAGATtacatttttatcagtaaatatttatttcaatgtgtgtgcatgcatgctcacagaaaatgaaaaatatttttgaagtgtATAAATAGGCAAAGTTAGAAAAATGCTGATTGAGCACTCAGTGCAATTGAAAGGTATTTACTGTATACATTTGAACatatgatgttgacaatttgtattTAACAATTACAAAGCTTTAGCTTTTTGAAACTCATCATCCACTGTTCTATTAAATAACTCTCTCCTCAATTCCCTGCAATCTGagaatttaaacaaaataaaacccttaGCTGTGAAAGTTAAGATTGCAACATGAACTTTACCACGTTGTACATGATTCATCCTGTGCAATGTGTTGGTATTACTGTTCCCTGCTGGAACCTGAAGTCTTGTTTCTTTTGCAACCTTACAGTCAGCAAATCCTCCAAATAAATATAACAAGAACATCTACGTAACATGAGAAGTTAGAGACAAGGTGTCTGAAGTAACTGTTATTAAACCAACCTCAGTTGGTGAGAGAAACTTCTGAATTACACAGTGCTCTtcagtctgggaaaggtacttaCTATCTGATAGAATATCTAATTACTTATGCTAAAtaagagaccattcaaggtgaagtaaACAAACCCTTccagtctataaaatgctaccagactatgttTTTTTAAGGttattgtaataagccataaatctttattaagaccatgatttttagtatttagcaaagttatgaatttgaGCTCCCAGGTTCACCTTTTGAATGTGTTGTgaaggtttcctttgaggagaaGGACTGACATGTCATAGTGAGGGCTTTGTAAAAAGTACTCACTTGCAGGTGATGTGGTGTTtgtccttttatcatttttctgtgcaAGCTCATTTGAGAGTTTAATGATTgcctggtttcacccacataatGACTGGAGATTTCTGTGCTTTGGATGTTATGATAGGCATGTATAGAacccatgggttttttttttttttgcatctgtcATTCTGCCAGGATCAGGTGCTGCTTAGAGTTTGTGGATTTTTTACTTATTATAATCTATAACCCACTACTCCTCTCCCATTTTGGCATATGACTACAGAGGTCTTAGCAGGCTCACACAGGGTAAATGGTCCCTTCAAACAAAGGCTCTCAATGCAACCTTTTTTCCCCATTTGTGAAGCCCTAAACATTTTTGAATGGGAGTACAGACACATCTCTCAAGTTTTCAATCAAGCTGTTGAGCTCTTTGGAAATCTATTGCCTGTCTGAAAATTTACTGAACAAAATTCACTTATGTAGTCTAAATCTTTTGCAGACTATGTTGAAGGCAGAGGTCCCCCAAAGTGTGGGGGCGCACTCTCCTAGGTGTTTTCAAGGAGAGGGGGCATAGAGTCCAGGCCAGACGCCAGAAGGGGCAGAAACTAAACGCCACCCGGCCCCTCCATCATAAGTACAGCCATGCCTCTTGTCCCCACACCTGGCTCTGTCCCCTGCTTCAGAGTGGCTCCACAACAAGCCCCAGGACCAACTTGCAGCTCCTCCTGTGGCCCAGTTATGACTCTGcttctcctcccatccccaacctCAACCCCTGGCTGTGGCTCTGTCTCCAGCCCCACTCAATTCCAAAGACTCATCCCTGTGACCCCAACCTGTCTGTCCTGGATCCCTCAGCTGCGTCCCAACTCCCAGCTCTGAGACGGAGTAATTGAGAACCATAGGTAGACGACACATTCTGTTTGTTACTGTAGTTAGCTATGGCTCTGAGTACCGTTCCAAGCCCTGAGGAAGACCTGTGTGCAacctgaaagcttgtctctcaacAACAGAAGTTAGTCTAATAAGAGATTACCTCACCTACCATTTTTCTAATAATTTAGGATTAACAAAGCTAACACAATACACTGAAGTTAATGCTcagtttatgaaaaaaaaattaattttgatgAGCATTTCTCAGCTTGCAAGCAGAACTTGTTTACTGTTACAGCATAAATGCAAAAAGATTCACAATTGCGAAAAGCTTGTGATGCTTATGCAGTTTGTATATTTAGTTAACTCAATTATGTGAGTTTGGCTTTTGCTAGCAAAAGccaatgttaaattttgattaaacaGCTAATTgggtagtcaatggaatttccagcAACTACTGAATTAATTGATAAGGGGGAAATGTGCGCtattcccactgtgcctctcactttgaaatgtacaagagccacttgcggcttttgtatatttcaaagggagagaggcagcaggaaccacTAGCTGGGAGCAAAGCAGGCCCTGCTGGCAGGGGGTTCCCCTCTGTGtcttttcctttgaaatgtacaagagccgtagacagctcttgtacattccaaagggagaggagcagcagtgggaccagtgcAAGTGGGCCCATTTCAATTCCTGCTTGTGCTGTTTCCCCCGCTACCCCCTGCCTCCCGCAGAAATGGTGCTGGgcggggaggaaccagcttttaagcaggctccccaagcaccagctcatGCTCCCCTCCTTgatgcctctctgatagaggcagcaagggtgggtaggtgaagcaactagttgagttccTACCTGATTACTggttacttgactagtcacttacatccctagcgtTAATATATGGAATagggatagatttttttttgtcagaGTCCAAATTTACTGACCAAAGTGTATTCAAAATCCAGACTGtagagaaaattatttttaacaatAATATGATAAAAGTACATAAAAATGTTAGgactcagttaaaaaaaaaaacaaaaaaaaaacacaacaccaTCTGGTATTCTAGATTCAGCCCCTATTGACTACCCCAATATAAGCAGGTTTTCTGCATGCACCAGTTTTACATCCATTATTCCTTTTCAAAAAAAGTAAGATTCTGCTTCTCACCTGTGCTCCTGCCAGAACTGCCTCTTCATAAACCGCAATGATCTTTTCAATTGGGCCCTTCTGTTCCAGACGCATGCAACACACCCAATATTTCGCAAGTTTTTTTGCATCTGGAACTCTCTGAATCAATTTTTCCAGCATGGCACGTACTTCATCCCCAGGATAACCCTTAATATTTACAAAAGACAACAGGAAGACTGAATCTTAACATTCCAACAAAAGTGACTAGACATTTGTTACTGAAAACTAGTATTTGCttttataggttgaacctctctgggcTGGCACCCTGGGCACTTGAATGgtgctgagccagagaatttgccaaaaacACGAGAGGtcaagcattaccaacacttccacttcttactggcctcatagaagatatttaggggtaaattagaattaAGTAACaaaacagaatactgagagctaggactgtaAAATTTTATGGGCCTAAGGGAAACTTAGCCAcaaccatgataagtggacatctggctacttaaaatcatgccagaccacagacaaACAACAGAAGTTCAGCCTGTATGTTTTTTCTAGTGATCCTGATTAAGTTGGTAgttatgaaaaatatttcaaagtaaacTATTGTGGAATGTGCTACAATCACCATTTCATTAGGATATGCCATTCAACCACCTAGTCTTCAAAAATGAAACTAGTCTGTACAGAGTGTTAGGAAATAGATAATCTCTTCTCCAAATTCTGGAAACATCACTTAGGTAATATTTATAAAAAGATTCAATAAATTCAGAAAGCAACAAGTGAACTATGGAATTAACTTCCTTTCACTTTGATAGCAGGCACCATATAAAAGTTGTGTGTCAAATCAGGTGGTTGGTTACTTGGGGCTCAATCACAAGAGCCCTTCAAGAATGAAATtactattgaaatcaatgagaatgcCACATAGTAAGAGCACATGGGATAACAATATTAGTATACAACTAAAGTAATACCTGTTCTGTTAAATGTAGACATTCTGCAAGAGTTTTGTTGACATTTTCACTGAATAATCCTTGCTCATCTTCTTCTGCTATGGTAGCCCAAAAAGACTTAACTGGTTCTTTTTCAGTTTGTGATGTCTGTGTCTCAGGTTGGGCTACTTGTAGCACAGTACATTGGGGCCTCTTAATCACTTTTCCTTTGTCTGCCTTCCATTCAGCCAGACGAATTCTGCATTTAAGCAAATCAGTGTATTCGCATCTGCTGTAAAATAGCTTATTCTCCACCATATATACAGAGATTAAGGCCAATCAACATAGAAGTCCTAAAAAAACAGTTTGTGAGTAGATGAAGAAAGTTCTCAAGGATCCCCTAATTCACCCCTCTCCATAATCATCAAGCTGTTCATCTATCACCTATGCCTGGATGAAAGCCTTTGAAACAGTTGATGCCACTACTTCCATCTGCTAGAGATGGATATGATCAGCAGTCTTCTCTTGTCCCAACAGCAGCAAAAGAGTAAAGATGCAACAAAAAACACCCACCCCCAAATACAAAAACCCATTACTAACTCTGCTTTCCTACATAGTTCAGAGAACTGCTTTTAATGGCATGGCTCTTAAATTTAAGGAACAAACATTTGAATTTATACTTATGAGAAGCACTAGACAAAGTCCTAAAGACAAAATCTCTCTATTCATTGTACAGACAGAACATACGGAGTGGCAGTGCAAGCTCCCTAGCACAACAGGCCTAAATTCTATTCCAGAAGGGCTGTGCCATTTCCAGATAAGACTATTCTCATTGGGCTTCATCCCAAAATAAGGATTTAATAgtataactgtttaaatggttagcCGACAGGCTCATGCTTATCTGTTACTGTAATGTTTACACgctggctccctggggcagggccaggagccagagCCGGCTTCCAGTGCATACCagcttgcagggagccagctgctgccccatgctgtagGATCTGTAATAAAGTTTATATATCAGAgtctgcagcacagctggcaCCCAGGAGTGGGAGAGTTTGAAGTTAGAAGATGAGAttctcagtggttacacagttacctagttaaccactttttaacatccctatgctgAAACTGCCAATTATTGCTAGTTATGGGTATCTGAGATAATTGCACCAATACCACCAATTAATTTCATACAGCCATTAGCCAGTAACAACTGAAACTAGTTAACACAACACAGCTTCAGAGACTGGAGATGTATTTCTGATGCTGCAGAAACTAACGAAAGCAGGACACATCAAGAGCCTAAAATGCCTCTGCAATTAATATTTGAATTCTACTACTTAGTTTTAATCTTGGTTGTTAGTCTGACTGCTTTCGATTGCAGTTCCCAGCATAAAAATTCCTATATATAAAACAGTGAATCTAAAAGCAATATGAGCACATCATTTTATGGCTGAAACAAGTCTATTGAGAGCTGCATAATGAGGGGGGAGAATCACTACCtccatccacccctcccccaaagaacTGGATTAATCCAGTTACCTTCGCTCATCTGCTGACTCTTTTGGCAGAACATGTTTTCTGTTGCCAGCCTTTGAATCCTGGGTGGCCTTGGTAACACAGGTTACAGAAACAGACTTTGCAGAAGTTCCTGATTTGACATCCCTCAATGGAACCTCAGTTCTCTTTGCCCTAGGCACAGAGGTGAGTTTAGCATCACGAAGAGCTGTCTTTAATGATGGTGGTGGTCCACTTCTATCAGGCTGTCTCTGGACAGTCATATTATTTATTGATACATTTGTTACTATTTGTTTCTCCTTGCTCTGGATGGACTTTGAGTGGGTGCCATGAGAAGCACTCATAGGTTTCTTCTGGAAGGAGGTGGCATGTACAGGTTTAGCAGCACTAGCCAAATTTGAGGCTCTAATATTATTCCTGACTGCATTGTTGCTGGTGGTGGATGGTGGTCTCACTGCTGGTTTGGTGGCAGGAATGATAGATTTCTTGTTTGCCAAAGAACTCTTTGCATCTTCATTTTCTAGTGTATTTCGGAAAGAGTTTATCTTTGATGAGATAATCTTGCCACAATATGAGCCAGGCACATGTTTCTTTGGTAGGCTGGCATTAGAGTTCTGCTTCTCTGCAATCAGTTGCTTCTCTTTGATGTTTCTTTTGTGCAGGAAGGACTGGCTAAAAGACACACGATAGGTTTTTATTTCAACAGCTTCATCTTTGGAAGCATGAATCGCTAAACTAAGATCTTCAGGACTGCAATTTGTTCCCACAGTTGAGTTTCTCAATATGGTGGTAGTTTTTAAGGTTTTGCTCTTTGAAGCAGCAGTACTTTCCAGAGTGTTGCTTGGCTGATTCCATGGTAGTCTATtagcattttctttttcttcctggtATTAGAAATAACATGATATAAAAAATGCATAATATATGGCAATAATATAAATTGCTGAAGTGAGCTTACAAGACttcaaggaaaaataaataaaaactaagTTGTCTGAAGAAACGGGATGCATCACATCTTACAAGGGAGACAAACAAGGGAAATATGAACTGTTATTTCGACTTGCCACTAAAAATCCTCACCCAAGCACTGAATAAGGAtttaaaaaaaggcaacaaaTCTAGATTCTAAAACAATGGTTCTCAACTAGGGGTACATGTACCCATAGACATACAAAGAATTCTTCAGCTATTTGCCTAGCTAAGTCAGTACAAACAAATTTCCTCCAATGACATGTTTATACTGCCCTATATATTTGAGCattagtacaatatttatattccaattgattttataattaaaaaggatgataaagcaatttttcagtaagtgTGCTGTGACACTCATATTTGTGTCTGCCTGTGTAAGCCAATGTTTTTAAGTGAGGAGAAAGTTGTGGATACACAAgacagactcctgaaagggaacAGTAGCTTGGAAAGGTGGAGATTACTGGTTTCAAGTACTTCTGTCAAACATACAGCCTTCAGGTTGGATTTAGTCTGTCCAAAATCTAAGTTTtgattcttaaaaaaaataagtttagtCCATGACTATAAAGATTGCCATCCAGACATTAACTGAATATAAATCAATGTCATGTCCCTGAGGCAGAAGACAGCCCAAAATGATGATTCAGGTAAGAACACCCCATCACACAGAAATCTTATTGGAGAATCAAATAAAAAGCCCaatgacagtacaggcagtccccgggttacgtacaagatagggactgtaggtttgttcttaagttgaatctgtatgtaagtcggaactggcgtcctgattcagcggctgctgaaactgactgccagttctgacttacatacagaatcaacttaagaaccccaggcgtccccaagtcagctgctgctgaaactgatcagcagctgattccaggaagcccggggcagagcaactctgcctcgggcttcctgtagtcagcgctggtcagtttcagcagaagctgacttggggacgcctggggcagagcagctggggtgctgccgggttgctccagtagcgcccagagcagcgctgcaggaccaatcggcagcaccccagctgctctgccccagggtccaaaacaaaagcctggtctgctggggggggggggggtcacactagctgcgcctcccttcccccccagcagaccaggggcaccggagcagcttatgaacggggctctcgctctttgaaacatgcatctgactacaaaccctgaagccatgtgttaatttgttccgGGGCATCTATTctgagttggtgacacacacaagggctgcatctacactggcatgaatttcaggaaatgcttaaaacggaacagttttactttataagtatttccggaaaaagagccagaaaaagagcgtctacattggcaggatgcttttccagaaaagccttttccggaaaaaagtctgtggccaatgtagatgcgcttttccggaaaaaagccctgatcgtcattttcgcgatcggggcttttttgtggaaaagtctactgtgctgtctacactggcccttttccagaacagttttccggaaaaaggacttttgcccaagcaggagcagcatagtttttccggaaaagcagctgatttcttacagtagatagtcagtgcttttccggaataagtggcccagtgtagacacagccaaggtgaaaGTTCAAAGTaggagaacttttatctgtttttactgGTCTCTTTCACTTGTTCTTGTATAGCATGGATCCAGAGTAACTGTATAAGCCTTAGTGAATGTCTTATTCTCCTTTCCAGTATCAGTAAAAATATTGTATTAGTTATGCTCTCCTTGTAAATATTATTTCTAGTGGactcagatttgtttagcatcttaaagctgaagtatgtgtggataatatgcattttagtgtgtttactagcttgagttgttaagtgaggatacatgtactccaagggtatTGTTAATTTTCTTTGATTTCACACAACTGTTTGGAACCACATAGGTAGGGCACTACCAAGTTCACAATCCCTTCTGGTCAGCTTAcagttttaaaaatcctatgactaGGAAAGTGCGTGAATTCAGATATATATCTGAAATTTCAGAGTGTTGtaacaatggctatgtctaggctgcaagcctctttcgaaagagcatctagactgcaatctctttcgaaaaagtgagccgctttttcaaaggagagcatgcaggcagtctggatgctctttcgaaaaagccctgttagcagtcaagaatgccttttttcaaaagagcactttcaaaaaaaggcattcttcctcgtgaaatgaggagtaccgccgtcaaaagaagaGCCGTGTTTTTTggtttaatttcgaaagaacgcggctgtagtctagatgcaggtgaagttttcaaaaaaaaggctactttttccgaaaaaaaccctgcagtctagacacagtcaatAGGAATTGATCCAAAAGAGG
Protein-coding regions in this window:
- the CKAP2 gene encoding cytoskeleton-associated protein 2 isoform X2 — its product is MSSRLVPQLPATRRAEPTYREQRRQKVEEYLLRKKSISGLLIPEKQTNTSSNRIGKAASDKPQDKIKVLKSAKQKMEEKENANRLPWNQPSNTLESTAASKSKTLKTTTILRNSTVGTNCSPEDLSLAIHASKDEAVEIKTYRVSFSQSFLHKRNIKEKQLIAEKQNSNASLPKKHVPGSYCGKIISSKINSFRNTLENEDAKSSLANKKSIIPATKPAVRPPSTTSNNAVRNNIRASNLASAAKPVHATSFQKKPMSASHGTHSKSIQSKEKQIVTNVSINNMTVQRQPDRSGPPPSLKTALRDAKLTSVPRAKRTEVPLRDVKSGTSAKSVSVTCVTKATQDSKAGNRKHVLPKESADERRIRLAEWKADKGKVIKRPQCTVLQVAQPETQTSQTEKEPVKSFWATIAEEDEQGLFSENVNKTLAECLHLTEQGYPGDEVRAMLEKLIQRVPDAKKLAKYWVCCMRLEQKGPIEKIIAVYEEAVLAGAQPKDELRHTVADIMKNNENLPKNNENLEECVKEEVVGKEANSSLQNVEAVFKELNLNEEKADISNEVLKKEETDSSMKPRQETLLKEDKKHRTKEQRKQSANCKTEDTKKEATLQFKTPDKEKEGSYLIKYNLSTTPYLESVKKMMQCEANDSAVKDIKFLTPVRRSRRLQEKLCKLPNMLKDHDPCVSSLEQLGELGAVTNAFIYRRNSALQEPTTLSEEQEEQ
- the CKAP2 gene encoding cytoskeleton-associated protein 2 isoform X1, whose protein sequence is MSSRLVPQLPATRRAEPTYREQRRQKVEEYLLRKKSISGLLIPEKQTNTSNRIGKAASDKPQDKIKVLKSAKQKMEEKENANRLPWNQPSNTLESTAASKSKTLKTTTILRNSTVGTNCSPEDLSLAIHASKDEAVEIKTYRVSFSQSFLHKRNIKEKQLIAEKQNSNASLPKKHVPGSYCGKIISSKINSFRNTLENEDAKSSLANKKSIIPATKPAVRPPSTTSNNAVRNNIRASNLASAAKPVHATSFQKKPMSASHGTHSKSIQSKEKQIVTNVSINNMTVQRQPDRSGPPPSLKTALRDAKLTSVPRAKRTEVPLRDVKSGTSAKSVSVTCVTKATQDSKAGNRKHVLPKESADERRIRLAEWKADKGKVIKRPQCTVLQVAQPETQTSQTEKEPVKSFWATIAEEDEQGLFSENVNKTLAECLHLTEQGYPGDEVRAMLEKLIQRVPDAKKLAKYWVCCMRLEQKGPIEKIIAVYEEAVLAGAQPKDELRHTVADIMKNNENLPKNNENLEECVKEEVVGKEANSSLQNVEAVFKELNLNEEKADISNEVLKKEETDSSMKPRQETLLKEDKKHRTKEQRKQSANCKTEDTKKEATLQFKTPDKEKEGSYLIKYNLSTTPYLESVKKMMQCEANDSAVKDIKFLTPVRRSRRLQEKLCKLPNMLKDHDPCVSSLEQLGELGAVTNAFIYRRNSALQEPTTLSEEQEEQ